One Pararhizobium sp. IMCC3301 DNA segment encodes these proteins:
- a CDS encoding propionyl-CoA synthetase, producing MMSGYDAVYSAWQADPVGFWAEASAEIDWFSPPRHIFNADRGAYGRWFDGATCNTCYNCVDRHVKAGHGGRTALIYDSPVTGAVQSFTYAELQDQVSALAYVLRARGVGKGDRVVIYMPMVPQAVFAMLASARLGAIHSVVFGGFAAQELATRIDDAAPKAIISTSCGIEPGRVIAYKPLLDEAIELSQNKPQTCVILQRDMLTADLTEGRDIDYEQVVATALSAGDGTECVAVEATDPLYILYTSGTTGQPKGVVRDNGGHMVALKWTMQHHYGIQPGEVFWAASDVGWVVGHSYICYGPLLHGAATVVYEGKPVGTPDAGAFWRVIQDHKVVAMFTAPTAFRAIKKEDPKGALLGQYDLSGFRTLFLAGERSDPATIEWAQDKLDRPVIDHWWQTETGWAMSGNPVGLGAFPIKLGSPGKPMPGYEISVLDDKGNPVPPGTLGNIVCKLPLPPSGFPTLWNAEVRYRSSYMEEFPGYYATSDAGIIDEEGYVFIMARTDDIINVAGHRLSTGAMEEVIAGHPDIAECAVVGMADPLKGQLPLGFYVTNDGANREPDDIEAELVRLVRAKIGAVAAFKTAVSVKRLPKTRSGKILRSTMQKIADGANFKIPAAIDDPVILTEISEALERRDLIGIHQD from the coding sequence TTGATGTCTGGCTATGACGCAGTATATTCGGCATGGCAGGCAGACCCTGTTGGGTTCTGGGCCGAGGCGAGCGCAGAAATTGACTGGTTTTCGCCGCCGCGTCATATCTTCAACGCGGACAGGGGGGCCTATGGCCGTTGGTTTGACGGGGCCACCTGTAACACCTGTTACAACTGTGTCGACCGCCATGTGAAGGCTGGGCACGGCGGCCGCACTGCCTTGATCTATGACAGCCCTGTCACGGGCGCGGTACAAAGTTTCACATATGCCGAGCTTCAGGATCAGGTGAGCGCGCTGGCATATGTGTTGCGCGCGCGGGGTGTCGGGAAAGGGGATCGGGTCGTGATTTATATGCCCATGGTCCCACAGGCCGTTTTTGCGATGCTGGCCTCCGCCCGTCTGGGGGCGATCCATTCGGTTGTCTTTGGCGGGTTTGCGGCGCAGGAATTAGCAACCCGGATCGACGACGCGGCCCCCAAAGCGATCATTTCCACCTCTTGTGGGATTGAACCCGGGCGGGTGATTGCCTACAAGCCGCTGCTGGACGAAGCCATCGAGCTGTCACAAAACAAGCCTCAGACCTGCGTGATACTGCAACGCGACATGCTTACCGCTGATCTTACCGAAGGGCGCGATATCGATTATGAGCAGGTCGTTGCTACGGCCCTGTCTGCGGGTGATGGAACGGAATGCGTGGCCGTGGAGGCAACCGATCCACTCTATATACTTTATACATCCGGTACGACCGGCCAGCCCAAGGGCGTTGTGCGCGACAATGGCGGGCACATGGTCGCGCTCAAATGGACCATGCAGCATCACTACGGCATCCAGCCGGGAGAGGTATTTTGGGCTGCGTCAGATGTGGGTTGGGTGGTTGGCCATTCCTACATCTGCTACGGGCCCTTGCTGCACGGCGCCGCCACTGTGGTTTATGAGGGCAAGCCTGTCGGCACACCGGACGCGGGCGCCTTTTGGCGTGTAATACAAGACCACAAGGTCGTCGCGATGTTCACTGCGCCGACGGCGTTCCGTGCGATAAAAAAGGAAGACCCCAAGGGCGCGCTTCTGGGTCAATATGACCTATCCGGTTTCCGTACCCTCTTTCTTGCTGGTGAACGGTCTGATCCTGCGACGATCGAATGGGCACAGGACAAGCTGGATCGCCCAGTGATCGACCATTGGTGGCAGACCGAGACAGGCTGGGCCATGTCGGGCAATCCTGTCGGACTTGGTGCGTTCCCGATCAAACTGGGATCACCTGGCAAACCGATGCCGGGCTATGAAATCAGTGTTCTGGACGATAAAGGCAACCCTGTGCCGCCGGGTACCCTGGGGAATATCGTATGCAAACTGCCCTTGCCTCCCTCCGGCTTTCCCACACTCTGGAACGCCGAAGTGCGGTATCGCAGTTCCTATATGGAAGAGTTTCCGGGGTACTACGCGACGTCTGATGCCGGTATCATTGATGAAGAAGGCTATGTCTTCATCATGGCACGCACTGATGACATCATCAACGTCGCCGGCCACCGGCTGTCCACGGGCGCGATGGAAGAGGTTATCGCCGGTCATCCCGACATTGCCGAATGTGCTGTTGTCGGCATGGCAGATCCATTGAAAGGGCAGTTGCCGCTTGGGTTCTACGTGACAAACGATGGGGCGAACCGTGAGCCGGACGACATAGAAGCCGAACTTGTGAGGCTCGTGCGCGCCAAGATAGGTGCCGTTGCCGCCTTCAAGACGGCAGTTTCGGTAAAGAGACTGCCCAAAACGCGGTCGGGCAAGATATTGCGCAGCACCATGCAGAAAATTGCCGATGGTGCAAACTTCAAAATTCCGGCCGCGATTGATGACCCCGTCATCCTGACAGAAATATCCGAGGCGCTGGAGCGGCGTGACTTGATTGGAATACATCAGGATTGA
- a CDS encoding SDR family NAD(P)-dependent oxidoreductase, which yields MTGKPIALVTGGAQGIGYACAEALMEDGYDMILADINAEGVAAAAEALGAVAGIVCDMENVGAISAMFDQIEAAHGPVHALVNNAGIAMPGDFLSYNLAAFEKVINVNLRGVFIAMQRAAQAMVAAGIDGAIVNMSSINAQVAIPAIPAYCASKGGVMQLTKVAALALARNNIRVNAVGPGSIDTEMMAGVNANPDAMKMAMSRTPLQRMGTAREIGDVVAFLCSKKASYVTGETIYVDGGRLGLNYTC from the coding sequence ATGACAGGTAAACCCATCGCATTGGTGACCGGCGGCGCTCAGGGAATCGGATACGCCTGCGCTGAGGCTCTGATGGAAGACGGCTACGACATGATCTTGGCCGATATCAATGCCGAAGGCGTCGCGGCGGCGGCAGAGGCACTCGGCGCTGTGGCAGGTATTGTCTGTGACATGGAAAACGTTGGTGCCATTTCGGCGATGTTTGACCAGATAGAAGCGGCTCACGGTCCGGTCCATGCGCTTGTCAACAATGCGGGTATCGCCATGCCCGGTGATTTCCTGAGTTATAATCTTGCTGCCTTTGAGAAGGTGATCAACGTCAACCTGCGCGGTGTTTTCATTGCAATGCAACGTGCCGCGCAAGCAATGGTAGCCGCAGGTATCGATGGGGCTATTGTGAACATGTCCTCTATCAATGCGCAGGTCGCAATCCCGGCCATTCCGGCCTATTGCGCGTCCAAGGGGGGCGTCATGCAACTGACCAAGGTTGCAGCACTGGCGCTGGCCAGGAACAACATTCGCGTGAACGCCGTTGGGCCAGGATCTATCGACACTGAGATGATGGCAGGTGTGAATGCGAATCCTGATGCGATGAAGATGGCTATGTCGCGTACGCCGTTGCAGCGCATGGGGACCGCGCGCGAGATCGGCGATGTCGTTGCGTTCCTGTGCTCGAAGAAGGCGAGCTACGTCACAGGCGAGACGATCTATGTCGATGGTGGCCGCCTTGGCCTGAACTACACGTGCTAG